Proteins encoded by one window of Methanosarcinales archaeon:
- the aspS gene encoding aspartate--tRNA(Asn) ligase: protein MEFRRTHFTSHVTSDMDGQTVKLTGWVHEIRDLGGILFLILRDREGMAQITLFKKTIDPQVLETVKGLSRESVILVEGSVKLEAKAPNGYELVPSRIDLLSPAKSPLPMDTTGKVDAELDTRLDNRFIDVRRPKTQAVFHIRHHVLSAVRRFLEQEGFLEINTPKVVATATEGGTALFPITYFDTEAFLNQSPQLFKQIMMSAGMDRVFEIGPIFRAEEHDTTRHLNEATSIDIEASFMDHEDVMQILERLIAYVYETVITDAASSLKTLGKELSVPRVPFKRLTYDEAIEINNEHSKELLEWGDDLSTNAEKVIGGVIGEHYFIVDWPTEIKPYYTQPYEDNPALTKAFDLMHPRMELSSGAQRIHDHDLLYRRIQDQGLNPEGFEFYLKAFRYGIPPHSGWGLGAERLLMTMLDIDNIRNVVLFPRDRRRVSP from the coding sequence ATGGAATTCAGACGAACTCATTTCACTTCACACGTAACATCCGATATGGATGGCCAGACCGTAAAACTAACAGGCTGGGTCCATGAAATTCGAGACCTTGGCGGCATATTGTTCCTGATACTGAGGGACCGTGAAGGCATGGCACAGATAACGCTGTTCAAAAAGACCATAGACCCCCAGGTACTTGAGACTGTCAAGGGTCTAAGCCGCGAATCGGTCATACTGGTGGAAGGTTCTGTCAAACTGGAAGCCAAGGCCCCAAATGGCTATGAACTGGTACCTTCCAGAATAGACCTGCTAAGCCCTGCAAAATCACCCCTGCCTATGGATACCACAGGCAAAGTGGATGCAGAACTGGACACCAGGCTTGATAACAGGTTCATTGACGTGCGCCGTCCTAAAACCCAGGCAGTGTTCCACATTCGCCATCATGTTCTCTCTGCTGTCAGGAGATTTTTAGAACAGGAAGGATTCCTTGAGATCAACACACCCAAGGTAGTGGCCACAGCCACAGAAGGCGGTACAGCACTATTCCCAATTACATATTTTGATACTGAAGCCTTTCTAAACCAGAGCCCGCAATTGTTCAAACAGATCATGATGAGCGCCGGTATGGACCGGGTGTTCGAGATCGGACCCATATTCAGGGCAGAGGAGCATGATACAACGCGCCACCTCAATGAGGCCACAAGCATCGATATCGAAGCAAGTTTTATGGATCACGAGGATGTCATGCAGATATTGGAGCGGTTGATCGCTTATGTATATGAAACAGTAATAACTGACGCTGCATCCAGCCTTAAGACCCTGGGGAAAGAACTGAGTGTTCCCAGGGTTCCATTTAAGCGCCTGACCTATGATGAGGCTATTGAGATCAATAATGAGCACTCAAAGGAATTACTTGAATGGGGAGATGACCTTTCTACCAATGCTGAAAAAGTAATTGGAGGAGTCATAGGTGAACATTATTTTATCGTGGATTGGCCCACAGAAATCAAACCATATTATACACAACCGTATGAGGACAATCCTGCTCTTACCAAAGCCTTTGACCTTATGCATCCCAGGATGGAGCTTTCATCGGGAGCCCAGCGTATACATGACCATGATCTGCTGTACAGGCGCATCCAGGACCAGGGTTTGAACCCTGAAGGTTTCGAATTCTATCTAAAGGCGTTCAGATATGGTATCCCGCCCCATTCAGGCTGGGGTCTGGGGGCGGAACGGCTTTTAATGACCATGCTTGATATTGATAATATCAGGAATGTAGTATTGTTCCCAAGGGATCGAAGAAGAGTATCTCCATAA